One stretch of Hevea brasiliensis isolate MT/VB/25A 57/8 chromosome 12, ASM3005281v1, whole genome shotgun sequence DNA includes these proteins:
- the LOC110661323 gene encoding uncharacterized protein LOC110661323, which produces MITRSNLAEQLREYQIRSKHDWASVSFFSSTSNLTSSRVDVVVFVIWELVILAFLVFSAVSLYFRHMRLAFILVCATMLLLLCMRITKQVRLARKKKRRMLLPLSM; this is translated from the exons ATGATAACGCGATCGAATCTGGCAGAGCAGTTGAGAGAGTATCAGATTCGATCCAAGCATGACTGGGCCTCTGTTTCCTTCTTCTCTTCCACTTCTAATCTAACTTCATCAAG GGTGGATGTTGTGGTATTTGTGATATGGGAACTCGTTATTCTAGCTTTCCTTGTTTTTTCAGCAGTTTCTCTATATTTTAGGCATATGCGACTCGCTTTTATCTTAGTATGTGCTACAATGCTATTGCTCTTATGCATGAGAATTACAAAGCAAGTGAGATTGGCAAGGAAAAAGAAACGAAGGATGCTTCTACCTTTATCCATGTAA
- the LOC110661322 gene encoding lysine histidine transporter-like 8, giving the protein MGEAVAMYSPKPEFPAISAPPSQLHCLSMTMSPLLDVAPKTPKSPLPSRLMTPIASPMKKAIASVQCCLEEVGHFTKLDPEEAWLPITESRSGNAYYSAFHTLSSGIGVQALVLPLAFTTLGWTWGLVCLSLIFMWQLYTLWLLIQLHESESGMRYSRYLRLSMAALGEKLGKLLALFPIMYLSGGTCVTLIMIGGGTMKILFQIFCGDTCNMKPLTTVEWYLLFTCSAIILAQLPNLNSIAGVSLIGAITAVSYCTLIWIVSIIQGRPINVSYDPPETKSVMTSLCSILNALGIIAFAFRGHNLVLEIQGTMPSNAKQPSRLPMWRGVQFAYLIIAMCLFPLSICGYWAYGNLIPGNGGMLNALYKYHGHDTPKVLLGITSLLVVINCLSSFQIYAMPVFDNLEIRYTSKMNKPCPRWLRSGFRVFFGCLAFFIAVAFPFLPSLAGLIGGMALPVTLAYPCFMWIMIKKPQKFGAIWCLNSILGLLGMILSLLVATGAIWTIVTMGIEIHFFNPQ; this is encoded by the exons ATGGGAGAGGCAGTGGCAATGTACTCGCCCAAGCCAGAGTTTCCAGCAATCTCTGCTCCTCCATCTCAACTCCATTGCCTTTCAATGACAATGTCACCACTATTGGATGTAGCTCCAAAAACTCCCAAAAGCCCATTACCTTCACGTCTAATGACACCCATAGCCAGCCCCATGAAGAAGGCAATTGCTAGCGTGCAATGTTGCTTGGAAGAAGTTGGCCACTTCACCAAGCTtgacccagaagaagcatggctTCCCATTACCGAGTCTAGAAGCGGTAATGCTTACTACTCAGCATTTCACACTTTGAGCTCTGGTATCGGAGTGCAAGCCCTTGTTCTTCCCCTAGCTTTCACCACCCTCGGCTG GACTTGGGGACTTGTATGTTTGTCTCTAATTTTTATGTGGCAGCTATACACTTTATGGTTGCTGATTCAGCTACATGAATCCGAATCTGGGATGCGCTATAGCAGATACCTAAGACTATCAATGGCAGCTTTAG GTGAGAAGCTAGGGAAACTGCTGGCCCTCTTTCCAATTATGTACCTATCAGGAGGAACGTGTGTGACCTTGATTATGATCGGAGGTGGAACAATGAAAATACTATTCCAAATTTTCTGTGGAGACACTTGTAACATGAAGCCATTGACAACAGTAGAGTGGTACTTGTTATTTACTTGCTCGGCCATTATTCTAGCTCAGCTTCCCAACTTGAATTCCATAGCTGGAGTTTCGCTAATCGGCGCAATCACTGCCGTTAGCTACTGTACCCTGATATGGATAGTGTCCATTATTCAAGGTAGGCCTATTAACGTCTCCTATGATCCTCCAGAGACAAAATCTGTTATGACTAGTCTTTGTAGCATCCTCAATGCACTTGGGATAATCGCCTTTGCTTTCAGAGGTCACAATCTTGTGCTTGAAATACAG GGGACTATGCCTTCAAATGCAAAGCAACCATCTCGTCTACCTATGTGGAGAGGAGTACAGTTCGCATATTTAATTATAGCAATGTGTTTGTTTCCCCTTTCAATCTGTGGCTATTGGGCTTATGGAAACTTG ATACCAGGAAATGGAGGGATGTTAAATGCTTTATACAAATACCATGGACATGACACACCCAAGGTGCTACTTGGGATAACAAGCTTGCTTGTTGTAATCAACTGCCTCAGCTCATTTCAGATATATGCAATGCCAGTTTTTGACAATTTGGAGATTAGATACACTAGCAAAATGAATAAGCCCTGCCCAAGGTGGCTACGCTCTGGGTTTAGGGTGTTCTTTGGATGTTTGGCGTTCTTTATAGCCGTGGCATTTCCATTCTTGCCTAGCTTGGCCGGATTAATTGGAGGAATGGCACTACCTGTTACCTTAGCATATCCATGTTTCATGTGGATAATGATCAAGAAACCCCAGAAATTTGGTGCAATCTGGTGCCTGAACTCGATACTAGGGCTCTTGGGGATGATACTCAGCCTTCTGGTGGCTACTGGAGCAATATGGACTATCGTGACAATGGGAATAGAGATTCACTTCTTCAACCCGCAGTAA